A region of Candidatus Aminicenantes bacterium DNA encodes the following proteins:
- a CDS encoding diaminopimelate decarboxylase has translation MAWWEHEGLKIAAGRLRVAGRSPEAWAAENGTPVFVYSGRRVRANLARLRAAFDGAWSRELRVAYAVKANPCPGILGLLREEAAWIDAVSPREVEAARRAGFPASRVLFTGTSLGPADFRSVFGRPGLTVAIDAVEQIAAMAAVRRREFPKRDIRVSVRWNPGIGSGFNPKVITAGARSGDGTPIKFGVEESRVLEAFEAAAAAGFTPVGLHQHLGSGWTAEDYPTVLQAVERMIDMSRTVVRSGFGLEFLDFGGGFGPRYAEDQKVFPLERYAHVVGRSVARALPGLSALVVEPGKFLVADAGVLLVRVNYLKRSYGNLFACVDAGTFNTLPRTAIYGQAFHQIVNAARPAGRRQPVTVAGHLCETGDVFGKDHLLVPPRAGELLAILGAGAYGRSMASEFNLRPIAPEVLA, from the coding sequence ATGGCCTGGTGGGAACATGAAGGCTTGAAGATCGCGGCCGGACGCCTGCGCGTCGCCGGGCGCTCGCCCGAGGCTTGGGCCGCGGAAAACGGCACCCCGGTGTTTGTCTATAGCGGCCGGCGGGTCCGGGCCAACCTGGCCCGCCTGCGGGCCGCCTTCGACGGGGCCTGGAGCCGGGAGCTGCGGGTCGCCTACGCCGTGAAAGCCAACCCATGTCCCGGCATCCTCGGCCTGCTCCGGGAGGAGGCCGCCTGGATCGACGCCGTGTCGCCCCGCGAAGTCGAGGCCGCCCGGCGGGCCGGCTTTCCCGCCTCCCGAGTCCTGTTCACGGGGACCAGCCTCGGCCCGGCCGATTTCCGCAGCGTCTTCGGCCGGCCCGGTTTGACCGTCGCCATAGATGCGGTCGAGCAGATCGCCGCCATGGCGGCCGTCCGCCGCCGGGAATTCCCGAAGCGGGATATCCGCGTCTCGGTCCGCTGGAACCCCGGCATCGGCAGCGGATTCAACCCCAAGGTCATTACCGCCGGAGCGCGCTCGGGCGACGGAACCCCGATCAAGTTTGGGGTCGAGGAAAGCCGGGTCCTCGAGGCTTTCGAGGCCGCGGCGGCGGCGGGCTTCACTCCGGTCGGCCTGCACCAACACCTCGGCTCGGGCTGGACGGCCGAGGATTACCCGACCGTCCTCCAAGCCGTCGAGCGGATGATCGATATGTCCCGCACCGTCGTCCGGTCGGGATTCGGCTTGGAGTTTCTCGACTTCGGCGGCGGTTTCGGCCCCCGTTACGCGGAGGATCAGAAGGTCTTCCCGCTCGAGCGCTACGCTCACGTCGTCGGCCGCTCCGTCGCCCGGGCCTTGCCGGGCCTCTCCGCCCTCGTCGTCGAGCCGGGCAAGTTTTTGGTCGCCGACGCCGGCGTGCTTCTTGTCCGGGTCAACTATCTCAAGCGAAGCTACGGCAATCTATTCGCCTGCGTCGATGCCGGGACGTTCAACACTCTGCCGCGAACGGCCATCTATGGCCAAGCCTTCCATCAAATCGTCAACGCCGCCCGGCCGGCGGGAAGGAGACAACCGGTCACGGTGGCCGGCCATCTCTGCGAGACGGGCGACGTCTTCGGCAAGGACCACCTGCTCGTGCCCCCGCGAGCCGGCGAGCTTCTGGCGATCCTGGGCGCCGGCGCCTACGGCCGCAGCATGGCTTCGGAGTTTAACCTGCGGCCGATCGCGCCGGAGGTTCTGGCATGA